The Ciconia boyciana chromosome 7, ASM3463844v1, whole genome shotgun sequence region AATGTAAGGGTGTTTTTGCTTCATGCAGAGAGAAACACTGTCCTTTTTAGTTTGTGCTGCTTGGGAAGCCTTTAGAGATGACCAGAAAGCAGCCACACTGCTGCGAGCAACAAGAGCTAGAGCAGTGTTGTGTTCCCTAGGTCCCTCCGTTCAATAATGAGCTGTTCCTTAATTCTCTATCCTGGCCCTtgctgcagcctcctctccaTCTTCCACCACCTCCAAAGGCTCCTTCTCAGAGTGCCAGGGCTGGACAGAGTCCAGCCAATCTGTCAGATTTGGCAGGGCACACGACAGAGAATTCAGACAAGTTTTATCCTTCTACAACAGATTCCTCTCAGCAACTGGAGGACAGAGGATTTCTCAGCTGGCATAGAGTTAGAGCAGTCTGAACAGATAGTATCTGCTCTGGCCTAAAGCCTTGTGTGACAGGCAAATCTGAACCAGCACAATGGCTGTGTACTTGatcagctttttctgttttacagcagAGGTGTTTCTTACCCTATGTCAGAGACCAAATTCTGGATCTCCCTATACTATGTAAGTGTGGCTcaaggattttcaaaagcttgaGGTGCAGCACAGACCCTATAATCCCTCTCTTGTGAAGCCTGTGAAGCCTTGCATGTGGAACATTCTTTGGCTTCAGCTCTTGCTCTGCCACAGCGCAGTTTGGCCGGAGACCAACTGCACCTGCTGGAGAGAGACTTCAGGCTTGCAAGAAGGAGGAACATCCTTTTGGTACacttagcagcagcagcatagTATTGTGGGATTTCTTTGTGCTTGAGGGTGCACCATATCTATGCAACTGCAGGACAGGGTATGTTTGTCTGCCCTGTGACTTAACATTGCAGATCTCTGACTTTCTCGTGTGACCCCCTGCGTAGCAGCTCACACATCAGGACTCCAGTAGAGAGCTCTGTCTAATATCCAGTTATCACTTCAGAGGGGAAGCAGGGCATAATTTTTATGCTGTCATTATGTAGCAAGAAGACTTCATGACCTGGTAGTGAGGAATCTGAGCTGAATGCTGCTGGCAGTCTGTGGCCAGGCAGCCATATCCACTGTGTTGTTCCAAACGTGGCGGATCCTGGagtgggagaaggagaaatttTCCCTGCTTCAGCTGGTGTGAAAACTGCTGCACCTGGGTGGAAGATGGGGCTTCAACCTTTGCATGGGACTTGTAAGACTCAGTGAATGTGATACCTGCTATACGTGGCCCCTGTTTGGGCAATTGTGTCACTGAAATTCTGATTACTTTTAACTACCACGCTGAAGTGAAGGTTAAGAACaatgaaactggaaaactgAGAAACCCTGAGTATATATCAGACTCTGCTGCCATAAGTGTCCCTCTGTGAAAAGGGAACAGATGTTACTTATTTCGCATTTAATTTCAGACTTCCCGTAAGCACTCACCTTCTCAATGCAGGTACGTTACTGGTGGTTCCTCCCTGTCGCTGCTGTGTCCGGGGTCGCTGCTTGTGGGTGAGGGGACAGAATGCTCCCTCTGGCCAAGCCCCTGCAGGGGTTCTCTGCATAACTCCACGGCCCTGGGCTACCCGGCTTGGCCTCCTTAGGCTGCAATGAGTCAGCTAGAGAGACAGTGGTGCTGTATGAAGCTTGTGAAAAAGTAGCAGGTATGTCTGAGCAGACAGAGTTAAGGAGAGGTAAAAATGTTGGTCTACTAAGAGTTGTAGCAGGGACAGAGTCACTTGGACTGAGATCAAATGTAAAGTCTTTTAAATAGGAGAGCCCGTTTAGCTGGGCATATTCAAAATTTATCTTGCTTCTAGTGACCTCATCTAGGATTTTTGCTCTACTTTTCTGATCTTCAGAGCAAATTTGCTCCCCATTTTGCTTCAGATGATACAGACTGCTGGACTGGAAACTTGTCTCATAGTTGTATTGGTTTGTGCTAGGAATACTGGAGCATTCTGGATTTTGGGCAATGCAGTTGCATTCATTTTGCAACAATAACTTGTTTTTGTACTGAGACATCTTACGAATTATATTGTTCATTTCATTCCCAATGCATTTGTCTTCCAGGTGCTTGTTTTCATAGCTGATTTTTAGTGATGCCACTTGTGTTACACAGCGCTCTAAGAGCTGCACTATGTTAGTGCTGCTCTCCATTGATGTGGGGCTAATGTAGCTCTGGAAGTGTTTGAGAGTAAGAGGCTGCAGTGGTTTGTCACAGGAAATAGAGAGAGAGTGATACATTGGTTTATTTCTGTCCTCCCTCTCGAGGGGATCCAGGAGTGAGGTCGCAGCAGTCTTGTAGGAGTAACATGATTCTACTTCATGATTATCATCTAACGAAGGGTTTTCAGAGCTCTGGGAGCCACTCTCTCTGTTCAGCTTTTCTGGCAGTGGGTTTTTATCTCCAGATGTTTCACATCCTTCTGAAATTGTCACCTTCTCATTCTCAGTTGAAGATGTCTGCACATTTTCTCTGTTAGCCTGTGATTGTGGTGCATAACTTGATGCTCTGGTGGTTTCCACAGTCCCAGGCACTGTAGATGAATCCTTGTGGTGACTCCCTTCCCTTTCTTGGAAATCCAAATTAGATGTGTTAGGGCAAGAGTCCAGGCTGTGGTCTCCTTCAGCAATGTTTACTGAAGAGGCCTGGGTTGCATGTTTGCTTTCATCCAAAGACACACATAGGTTAAAAGTATTAGGTTTCTCCTGCTGAAGTTCTGTGCTCACTTTCTGCTCTGGACTAGGGTTGGGCGGGATCAGTGAATCATTAGACTTTTCTGGCTGTGATTGAGGACTCTGAAGAGAGTCAGGGGAGGAAACGAGTCCCGAGTGTTTTCGCAGCCAGTTTATTATCCCCATGGTCAGTGAAAGCTCAGTATCACAGAGCTTTAGCAAACATTCTTTACCTTTCCATGTGCTGTGGAAAAAACCCTGGCTGATAACATCTAGAGCTGGTTGGGAAGCCATGTTCTCCTCAGCTCCAACATGAAAGCTGTAAATGGACAAAGGGATTTCAATGGCTTGttctgaaatgctttcagaTGTGCACAAGTCATCATCTAGGACTGGGTTTATTTTGACTTCATTTGGGTCATAGAAGAGCTCATAAAGGGCATCTCCACTGTAGCTGTCTCGTGGAAATCTGCCTGGGACCCCAGGGGTCTGAGCTTCCTTCGTTTCATCATCTTGTCCAGGAGAGAATGAATCATAGTAGCCTTCATCACTTGTGGATGTGGATTCCTGGTTGTCACTTTTTGGCGTTCCTGTTTCTGTGGAGCTTTCTTTGGAATTGTCACCACCTTTATTAGGTGACACTTGGGGGTCTGTCACAGGTGCAGCAACCTGGCTTCTAGCCTTTTCCACGTCAGGACTGGGTATCTTCAGTAACTTCTTATCAAACAGGACACTCTGATGTAGCCTCACTGATTTGTTGATGTTGTCCCAAAACTTTGCAAATTCAATGGTCTCATTCTGGCCAGGAGAGGCCAGCTGCTCCACACCCCCTTGGAAAGAGCCCATGACGGGGCTG contains the following coding sequences:
- the AMER3 gene encoding APC membrane recruitment protein 3; protein product: MELKRGKTFIKSSVQHDKVLPVHTVPINKDDMGKDKKAALEGNQTVAEEELACLATHKNYRFSTRAARNGTGDNCLEKSSGSSYKLVRKSKTHDCVTEADKTEHCSPSSWVCEEGFSGKGKGRLVNSISFSGMSSSSSKKECVVSPSQSACSSQMIDYRNFVPQMPFVPAVAKTIPRKRISLKRSKKGLRDIFHIKKNKPESLTFLVEKDKNLSSPGCKSELSGRLAKYLFKTRETFAADCLSQDCSDSELQSDSSYDCCNTLCEDVASLKSFDSLTGCGEIFADESSAQLELENSKEVLLRQSKHKDSPVMGSFQGGVEQLASPGQNETIEFAKFWDNINKSVRLHQSVLFDKKLLKIPSPDVEKARSQVAAPVTDPQVSPNKGGDNSKESSTETGTPKSDNQESTSTSDEGYYDSFSPGQDDETKEAQTPGVPGRFPRDSYSGDALYELFYDPNEVKINPVLDDDLCTSESISEQAIEIPLSIYSFHVGAEENMASQPALDVISQGFFHSTWKGKECLLKLCDTELSLTMGIINWLRKHSGLVSSPDSLQSPQSQPEKSNDSLIPPNPSPEQKVSTELQQEKPNTFNLCVSLDESKHATQASSVNIAEGDHSLDSCPNTSNLDFQEREGSHHKDSSTVPGTVETTRASSYAPQSQANRENVQTSSTENEKVTISEGCETSGDKNPLPEKLNRESGSQSSENPSLDDNHEVESCYSYKTAATSLLDPLEREDRNKPMYHSLSISCDKPLQPLTLKHFQSYISPTSMESSTNIVQLLERCVTQVASLKISYENKHLEDKCIGNEMNNIIRKMSQYKNKLLLQNECNCIAQNPECSSIPSTNQYNYETSFQSSSLYHLKQNGEQICSEDQKSRAKILDEVTRSKINFEYAQLNGLSYLKDFTFDLSPSDSVPATTLSRPTFLPLLNSVCSDIPATFSQASYSTTVSLADSLQPKEAKPGSPGPWSYAENPCRGLARGSILSPHPQAATPDTAATGRNHQ